In Meriones unguiculatus strain TT.TT164.6M chromosome 17, Bangor_MerUng_6.1, whole genome shotgun sequence, a single window of DNA contains:
- the LOC110564917 gene encoding zinc finger protein 878-like: protein MESVAFEDVAVNFSLEEWAMLNPYQKNLYKDVMQETLRNLATVGNSLEHHIIANIYRNSWRKLSGQVVEGLYDYKEDHQCAELFDFTTHSIVNHNSLPGVYICENSGCARVVIGHLSLSVLLKPDAQHESYDDQEYGREMYGMEFGATSSSFPPFENYESTYTLERLYKTEQCNEDYRYGQVPEKTLTEDKPFKCKQCGKAFSSSRYFRRHERRHRAKKCYICKQCGKAFAFPTYLQTHERIHTGEKPYVCVQCGKTFAHSRSLKTHKRTHSVRDLFVCNYCGKTLRHYSSLQIHTRIHTGEKPYVCKPCGKSFITYRSFRIHERIHTGETPYECKQCGNTFMRWIQLRKHEIIHSGVKPYACKLCGKSFTCSGSLRTHERIHTGERPYVCDQCGYSFTRLNSLLRHKIIHTGEKPYVCNHCGKTFPRSASLQRHVKIHTEEKPYVCKQCGVAFASSTDLAEHEQTHAEEKPYICEQCGNAFVLWSQFQKHKALHSVPVSYVCKQCGKSFTSSRSLKTHERIHTGEKPYECKQCGKAFVWSYSLQRHEKTHSDGKPHVCKQCGEAFPYYSHLEVHEKIHIDDETYNCKYCGKLFFTLNHLHRHELLHTTLDPNVF, encoded by the exons GAGTCAGTGGCCTTTGAGGATGTGGCTGTGAACTTCTCCCTGGAGGAGTGGGCTATGCTGAATCCGTACCAGAAGaacctctacaaagatgtaatgcagGAAACCTTGAGGAACCTGGCCACTGTAG GAAACAGTTTGGAGCACCATATCATTGCAAATATATACCGAAATTCCTGGAGAAAGCTAAG TGGTCAAGTGGTGGAGGGACTGTATGACTATAAAGAAGATCATCAATGTGCAGAACTTTTTGACTTCACTACACACAGTATTGTAAACCACAACTCCTTACCAGGCGTATATATATGTGAAAACAGTGGGTGCGCAAGAGTAGTCATTGGCCATTTATCTCTGAGTGTGCTCCTTAAGCCTGATGCACAGCATGAATCCTATGACGATCAGGAATATGGAAGGGAAATGTATGGCATGGAATTTGGGGCCACCTCGAGTTCTTTTCCGCCGTTTGAGAACTATGAAAGTACTTACACACTCGAGAGACTGTATAAGACTGAGCAGTGTAATGAAGACTATAGGTACGGTCAGGTCCCTGAGAAGACCCTGACTGAAGACAAGCCCTTTAAGTGTAAGCAGTGTGGGAAAGCTTTCAGTTCCTCCAGGTACTTTCGAAGGCACGAGCGCCGCCATCGTGCAAAGAAATGCTATATATGCAAGCAGTGTGGGAAAGCTTTTGCTTTCCCCACCTACCTACAGACACATGAAAGAATCCACACTGGGGAGAAGCCCTATGTGTGCGTGCAGTGTGGGAAAACCTTTGCTCATTCTCGTTCCcttaaaacacataaaagaactcacTCCGTTAGGGACCTGTTTGTGTGCAATTACTGTGGGAAGACCTTACGTCATTACAGTTCTCTTCAGATTCATACAAggattcacactggagagaaaccttatgtgTGTAAACCATGTGGCAAGTCCTTCATTACTTACCGTTCCTTTCGAATACATGAAcgaattcacactggagaaacCCCGTATGAATGCAAGCAGTGTGGAAACACCTTCATGCGTTGGATTCAGTTACGAAAACATGAAATAATTCACAGTGGTGTGAAACCCTATGCTTGTAAGCTGTGTGGGAAAAGCTTTACTTGCTCTGGTTCCCTGAGAACACATGAGAGAATTCACACGGGGGAGAGGCCCTATGTGTGTGACCAGTGTGGGTATAGCTTTACTCGGTTGAATTCGCTTTTAAGACATAAAATCATTCACACTGGTGAGAAGCCCTATGTGTGTAATCATTGCGGGAAGACTTTTCCTCGTTCTGCTTCCCTTCAAAGGCATGTAAAAATTCACACTGAGGAGAAACCCTATGTGTGCAAGCAGTGTGGGGTTGCCTTCGCTAGCTCCACTGACCTCGCCGAACACGAGCAGACTCACGCGGAAGAAAAGCCTTACATCTGTGAGCAGTGTGGCAATGCCTTCGTGCTTTGGAGTCAGtttcagaaacacaaagcacttcACAGTGTCCCAGTTTCCTACGTTTGTAAGCAGTGTGGGAAAAGCTTCACTTCTTCTAGGTCGCTGAAAACACACGAAAGAATCCACACTGGCGAGAAGCCCTATGAGTGCaagcagtgtgggaaagccttcgtTTGGTCTTACTCCCTTCAAAGGCATGAAAAAACTCATAGTGATGGGAAGCCCCACGTGTGCAAACAGTGTGGGGAGGCCTTCCCTTACTATAGCCATCTTGAGGTGCATGAAAAAATACACATCGATGATGAAACTTATAATTGTAAGTACTGTGGCAAACTCTTCTTCACTTTGAACCATTTGCATAGACATGAATTACTTCACACTACCCTGGATCCCAATGTTTTTTAG